Within Dysgonomonas sp. HDW5A, the genomic segment CGATTATACTGTGGCAGATGAATACATTGCAAAACTCAACAAAACCTATTATCGCAATATTGATGTGTCTATGGCTCTTAGCTTCGAGCAGCGTTCTTCGTGGGCGGTTCGTAAAGACACACCCGAATTGGCAAAAGCATTAGATGAATGGTTTGCTGATAATAGTAAAACCCGTGAATATAAATCGATCTTGAAAAAATACTTTGAGTTAAGTAAACAACCCGATTTTGACGCCAATGTTTTAGTAAACTTACCGAAAGGAAGTGTTTCTCTTTATGATGCCCTTTTCAAAAAATATGCCGCTGTTTCGGGCTATGACTGGCATCTATTAGCATCGGTTGCTTATCAGGAATCACGTTTCAAACCCGAAGTTGCTTCGTGGGCGGGTGCAGTAGGATTAATGGGGTTAATGCCCCGTACTGCCCAAGTCTTCGGTGTGTCGGGTGATGAACTTAAAAATCCCGAACTCAGTATAAAGGTAGGAGCCGAATTAATAAGTAAACTGGATGATATGTTTGCAAAAGTTCCCGACTCCGAACAACGCCTTAAGTTTATATTGGCAGCTTATAATGGAGGAAATGGACATGTTACCGATGCTCAGGCGTTGGCTCGAAAATACAAGGATAACCCGTATGTATGGGATGGGCATGTCGAAAAATACATTGAATTGAAAAGTAAACCCGAATATTATAATGATTCTGTCTGCAAAAACGGTTACCTTAGAGGGTCGGAAGTGGTAAAGTATGTAAAACAAGTTACCGCTAATCGCGAGAGATTTAAATCTATTGAAACTAAGTAAGGTCATGCAGACCTGTTTTTGTTGTATTTAGGGATGAAATTTATTTGTCCCGATAATTTGTGTATCATGAAAATTTATTTGTCGATCTTTTTATTAAGTATTTCATTAGGGTCTATTTTTGCTCAAAAACCCGTTGAGAAAGGTCTGAACTCAATCACCGAAAGAGATGCGAAAGCCTCTGTCGGCTTTTTGGCAAGCGATGCCCTTCAAGGGCGTGGAGCAGGAGCTTTAGGAGGAGAAATAGCATCCGAATATCTGGCTTCATACCTAACCTCTTTAGGGATTCAACCTTTAGGCGATACTTATTTTCAGCCTTTTGAAGCATATAGCGAAGACTTTAAACAAAAGAAAAGATATCAGGTAAATCCCGATTCGATAGCTAAATATAAACAGGGTGTACACAGGGTACTGAATCTTAGAAATGTGCTGGGAATGATTCCCGGTGTCAATACAAATGAATATGTAATAGTGGGTGCCCACTTCGATCATTTAGGGATGGATCCTAATTTAGTGGGCGATCAGATATACAATGGTGCAGATGATAACGCTTCGGGAGTATCGGCAGTAATGCAGATAGCAAAAGCTTTTGTTGAAAGCGGTGTTCAGCCTCAACGAAATGTGATTTTTGCATTCTGGGATGGCGAAGAAGAAGGATTATTAGGCTCGCGATACTTTGTCCAGAACTGTTCCTTTATCAATCAGGTAAAAGGATATCTAAATTTCGACATGATAGGTCGTAATACAGACGAAACCAATCCCACTCATGTAGTTTATTTCTATACGGAAGCAAATCCCGCTTTCGGGCAATGGCTCAAAGATGACATTCAAAAATACAATCTGCAATTGAATCCCAAGTATCATCCGTGGGATAATCCGGTTGGAGGAAGCGATAACGGTTCGTTTGCTAAAGCCGGCGTTCCTATTATCTGGTATCATACCGATGGGCATCCCGATTATCACAAACCCAGTGATGAGGCTTCGAAAATAAACTGGAAAAAGTTAGTTGAGATAACCAAAGCTTCTTATTTGAACTCGTGGAATCTCGCAAACGAAAAAACATATTAAAGCCACAAGGTAAGTTCGCAGAACTATTTATTGCTTTGGCAAGTTAAAAGTAATAGGTAGTTATGATTTTAAAATGTGTTATTAAATAGTTGCTTTCACTTAGTAGTACAATGGAATTCAGAAAAAAGGTAGAAGTGCCGAAATCGGAATTAAGAATTACCCATCAAACCAAGATGGTTTTGTTCGGGTCTTGTTTTGCCGAAAATATAGGTAAACAGCTTCTCGAAAATAAATTTCCCGTCAATGTAAACCCCTTTGGAGTTCTTTACAATCCGGCTTCTATATCTCAGGCAATAAAATTGTTACAGGAAAATAAGGTTTTTACAGAGGAAGATATCTTCCTCAATCAAGGAGTTTTCCGTACCTATTTTCATCATAGCCAGTTTTCGAGTGCCGATAAAGATAAATTCCTGCAAACGATAAATGAAAAAAGAGACAAAGCATCTGCCGATTTAAGAGAAGCCGAAGTACTTCTTATCACTTTCGGGACAGCGTATGTGTTTAACCTCAAAGAAACTGCTCAGGTTGTTGCCAATTGTCATAAACAGCCCTCTCATATTTTTAATCGAAATAAACTTTCTGTATCGGAAATTGTTTCTTCTTGGACTGAACTTATAGAAGAGTCTATAAGGATTAATCCCGATCTGAAAATCGTATTCACAGTAAGTCCTATACGCCATTGGAAAGACGGAGCTCACAACAATCAATTGAGTAAAGCTACATTGCTTTTAGCAATGGATGAGCTGGTAAATAAATTCCCGAATTTGTACTACTTTCCCTCCTACGAAATAGTGTTGGACGAATTGAGGGATTATAGGTTTTACAGCGAAGATATGATTCATCCCAATGATATAGCTATACGATATATTTGGGAAATTTTCAGTGATACATATTTCGAGGAAGAAACTAAAAAACTATGTGGTCAATGGCAGAATATAGCTCGGGCAATTGCCCATCGTCCTTTTAATGAGGATACTGAGGAGCATAAACAATTTTTAAAACAAACTTTGTTAAAGCTCCAATCTATCCGAAATAATTATCCTTACTTTGATTGCGAAAACGAACTTCTACTGCTGGAGAGTAAGCTTTCTTGAAGGAGCAATAGCAACTAAAAGAGTGTTGATTATAGATCAATTGATTACATGCTTTGGTTAAGCAGAATTAAAGAAATAAAAGGGTTTCGAACCCACAACTAAAAATAGAAATGGCATACTCTATCTCTGAAATAGCAAAGGTCTTAAAAATAAAAGATATCCATAATCCCGATTCGTCTATCACACATTTGCTTACTGATAGCCGAGAGGTGTTTAATCCCGAACAGACACTGTTCTTTGCACTGAAAACTCCCAATAACGATGGGCATAAATTTGTAGACGAACTTTACATTCTGGGAGTGCGTAACTTTGTTGTGCAGACCATACTTCCCGAATGGAAGAACCTCAAAGGTATTAACCTGCTCCATGTAAAAGACTCTTTGCTGGCTTTGCAGAAGGTGGCTACTTTTCATCGCGAACATTTCAAAATACCCGTAATAGCCATAACTGGCAGTAATGGTAAGACCATTGTTAAGGAGTGGATTTATCAAATGCTCGGCTCAGAGAAAAATATTACACGGTCGCCCCGAAGTTATAACTCACAATTGGGAGTGCCTTTGTCGGTTTGGCAATTGAATGAAAATTCGGAGCTGGGACTTTTCGAAGCCGGTATCTCTATGCCCAATGAAATGACCCGCTTGCAAAAAATAATACAGCCGACCATCGGAGTATTTACCAATATTGGAGATGCACATCAGGAAAACTTTAGGGATCTGAAGCAAAAATGCCTCGAGAAATTAGAGTTATTTGTCAATTGCGATGTTATAATTTGTGAAGAGGGTAATAAACTTCTTGATGAATGTCTGGAGGCTACCTGCCTTTCTCAAAAAAGCTTTACCTGGTCTTATAACAATCGGTCGACCAGTCCTTTGCTTATTCTCAAAGTAGAGAAGCTCGAAACAAAATCGCTTATTACCTATTCTTTTCTCGGTTTGCCTTTTACTGTAGATTTGCCATTTACGGACGATGCTTCTATCGAAAATGTAACCAGCAGCATAGCAGTAGCTTTGTATCTGACTACATCTATCGAAACAATAAAAGAAAAGGTCAAAGAGCTTGAGCCCGTTGCCATGCGTCTGGATGTGCGTAGAGGGAAGAACAACAATATAATTGTCAACGATACATACAATTCGGACATTAATTCGCTGAAAATTGCCTTGTCTTTTTTAGGACAACAATCCGCTGAAGATTCTCCAAAACGTACACTTATTCTTTCCGATATATTGCAGTCGGGTTTTTCGGATGAGGCACTTTATCAGTCTGTTTCCGATTTAGCCGATTCAGCTAATATTGGTCGTATTATCGGTATAGGTCATCACATATCCGATCAGCAGAAATTATTTGCCAATATTCCGCATATATTCTTCGATTCAACAGAAGATTTTATCAGTTCGGGAATCTGGAATGAGTTTCACGAAGAAACAATTCTTTTGAAAGGCTCGCGTCACTTTGAATTCGAACGAATAACCGAGCTTATTGAGCAAAAGAACCACGAAACAGTATTGGATATTAATCTGGATGCTATACTTCATAACTATAAGTTCTATCGCTCGCGGATGAATCCCCAAACGAAAATCATCTGCATGGTTAAAGCAGACGCTTACGGTTCGGGTTCGGAAGAAGTTGCCAAGATACTTCAATATCACAAATGCGATTATTTTGCTGTTGCCATTGCCGAAGAAGGAGTAATTCTGAGAAAAGCGGGAATAAAGACTCCCATAATTGTACTTAACCCCGAAGTCGCAGGTTTTAATCAGTTATTCGAATCGTATCTAGAGCCCGAAGTCTATAATTTCAGAATTTTGGATGCCTTTATAAAAGAAGCACAACGCAGAGGAATTTCTGATTTTCCGATTCATATAAAAATGGATACAGGCATGCATCGTCTGGGCTTTACCGAAGAAGATCTGCCTTTATTGCTCGATCGTTTGAAGTCTCAGCAAGCTTTGAAAGTAAAATCGACTTTCTCGCATTTGGCAGCAAGCGAAAGCTGGGCATTTGATGATTTTACTACAGAACAAATTTCACTTTTCAAGAAACTGGCTTCTACATTGCAAAGCGGTTTGGATTACCCTATTTGGCGTCATATTCTTAATTCGGCAGGAATAGAACGTTTCCCCGAGGAGCAAATGGATATGGTACGTTTAGGCATTAGTCTCTATGGTGTAAGTGCCAGTGGGCAAGATGGCTTGCGTAATGTTTGTACTTTAAAGACAACTATCCTGCAAATAAAGCACCTCAAAAAAGGCGAAACCGTAGGCTACGGTAGGAGAGGACAGCTCGATCATGATGCCTCTATAGCTACTATTCGTATCGGGTATGCAGATGGGGTGAGTCGTCAATTTGGCAATAACACAGGACATGTGCTTGTAAAAGGCAATTTAGTGCCGATTATTGGAAATATTTGCATGGACTTGTCGATGATAGAAATTACAGGACTCGATATTAAAGAAGGAGATGAAGTGGTTATTTTTGGCGATCAACTATCGGTTATTGATCAGGCAAAGAAAATAAATACAATTCCGTATGAGATATTAACTTCAGTATCAGCTAGAGTTCGGAAAATTTATTTCAGAGAATAATAGACTGTATTACACATACATTCGAAAGAATCGCCACTGCTTTAAATCAATTTTTTAAAGCAGTGGCGATTTTCGTATAGCAATGTTTAAGCAATTTTTCTTTAGAAGATATATCCAACACCAAATCTCAGATTTGAGATTTTAGCACTACGATCTTCATAATAGTTATCATAGCCTCTCAGACCTTTTTTATAGTTCGTATAT encodes:
- a CDS encoding transporter substrate-binding domain-containing protein produces the protein MSRISCFVILIGIIAMFGSCAEKKLQTRDFEEIKQSGELTIITLSSSTSYFIYKDEPMGYDYDLAKDFCDHYGLKLNVKVAENSTRLLEMLENGEGDLITSPISVQNELKDSILYCGLEQVSHQVLVQRTNKKDSMVTDVTQLIGKEVYIKHNTKYHKRLLNLDAELGNGIIIKDVEKDTVTVEDLIEMVAQKRIDYTVADEYIAKLNKTYYRNIDVSMALSFEQRSSWAVRKDTPELAKALDEWFADNSKTREYKSILKKYFELSKQPDFDANVLVNLPKGSVSLYDALFKKYAAVSGYDWHLLASVAYQESRFKPEVASWAGAVGLMGLMPRTAQVFGVSGDELKNPELSIKVGAELISKLDDMFAKVPDSEQRLKFILAAYNGGNGHVTDAQALARKYKDNPYVWDGHVEKYIELKSKPEYYNDSVCKNGYLRGSEVVKYVKQVTANRERFKSIETK
- a CDS encoding M28 family metallopeptidase; this encodes MKIYLSIFLLSISLGSIFAQKPVEKGLNSITERDAKASVGFLASDALQGRGAGALGGEIASEYLASYLTSLGIQPLGDTYFQPFEAYSEDFKQKKRYQVNPDSIAKYKQGVHRVLNLRNVLGMIPGVNTNEYVIVGAHFDHLGMDPNLVGDQIYNGADDNASGVSAVMQIAKAFVESGVQPQRNVIFAFWDGEEEGLLGSRYFVQNCSFINQVKGYLNFDMIGRNTDETNPTHVVYFYTEANPAFGQWLKDDIQKYNLQLNPKYHPWDNPVGGSDNGSFAKAGVPIIWYHTDGHPDYHKPSDEASKINWKKLVEITKASYLNSWNLANEKTY
- a CDS encoding GSCFA domain-containing protein, with the protein product MEFRKKVEVPKSELRITHQTKMVLFGSCFAENIGKQLLENKFPVNVNPFGVLYNPASISQAIKLLQENKVFTEEDIFLNQGVFRTYFHHSQFSSADKDKFLQTINEKRDKASADLREAEVLLITFGTAYVFNLKETAQVVANCHKQPSHIFNRNKLSVSEIVSSWTELIEESIRINPDLKIVFTVSPIRHWKDGAHNNQLSKATLLLAMDELVNKFPNLYYFPSYEIVLDELRDYRFYSEDMIHPNDIAIRYIWEIFSDTYFEEETKKLCGQWQNIARAIAHRPFNEDTEEHKQFLKQTLLKLQSIRNNYPYFDCENELLLLESKLS
- a CDS encoding bifunctional UDP-N-acetylmuramoyl-tripeptide:D-alanyl-D-alanine ligase/alanine racemase; its protein translation is MAYSISEIAKVLKIKDIHNPDSSITHLLTDSREVFNPEQTLFFALKTPNNDGHKFVDELYILGVRNFVVQTILPEWKNLKGINLLHVKDSLLALQKVATFHREHFKIPVIAITGSNGKTIVKEWIYQMLGSEKNITRSPRSYNSQLGVPLSVWQLNENSELGLFEAGISMPNEMTRLQKIIQPTIGVFTNIGDAHQENFRDLKQKCLEKLELFVNCDVIICEEGNKLLDECLEATCLSQKSFTWSYNNRSTSPLLILKVEKLETKSLITYSFLGLPFTVDLPFTDDASIENVTSSIAVALYLTTSIETIKEKVKELEPVAMRLDVRRGKNNNIIVNDTYNSDINSLKIALSFLGQQSAEDSPKRTLILSDILQSGFSDEALYQSVSDLADSANIGRIIGIGHHISDQQKLFANIPHIFFDSTEDFISSGIWNEFHEETILLKGSRHFEFERITELIEQKNHETVLDINLDAILHNYKFYRSRMNPQTKIICMVKADAYGSGSEEVAKILQYHKCDYFAVAIAEEGVILRKAGIKTPIIVLNPEVAGFNQLFESYLEPEVYNFRILDAFIKEAQRRGISDFPIHIKMDTGMHRLGFTEEDLPLLLDRLKSQQALKVKSTFSHLAASESWAFDDFTTEQISLFKKLASTLQSGLDYPIWRHILNSAGIERFPEEQMDMVRLGISLYGVSASGQDGLRNVCTLKTTILQIKHLKKGETVGYGRRGQLDHDASIATIRIGYADGVSRQFGNNTGHVLVKGNLVPIIGNICMDLSMIEITGLDIKEGDEVVIFGDQLSVIDQAKKINTIPYEILTSVSARVRKIYFRE